The following coding sequences are from one Mytilus trossulus isolate FHL-02 chromosome 8, PNRI_Mtr1.1.1.hap1, whole genome shotgun sequence window:
- the LOC134680787 gene encoding DNA polymerase delta subunit 4-like, with protein MKMATRSYITNSFKSVKTPKGKDKKEPTNDGNPSTSKTGVEDELKILRHFDVTLEFGPCSGITRMERWERADKHGLNPPVIVKEILNKHLHDEEYTECLWKDYQL; from the exons ATGAAAATGGCAACACGTTCTTACATTACAAATTCTTTCAAGTCTGTCAAGACTCCTAAAGGAAAAGACAAAAAGGAACCAACAAAtg ATGGCAATCCAAGCACAAGTAAAACAGGTGTAGAAGATGAATTGAAAATACTGAGGCATTTTGATGTCACATTAGAATTTGGTCCATGTTCAg gTATAACAAGAATGGAAAGATGGGAGAGAGCAGATAAACATGGCTTGAATCCCCCAGTGATTGTAAAGGAAATcctaaataaacatttacatgATGAAGAATACACAGAATG tCTTTGGAAAGACTATCAACTTTAG